In one Halosimplex halophilum genomic region, the following are encoded:
- a CDS encoding phosphatase PAP2 family protein produces the protein MFRLVAASEAIRGAVPAELVPVFGLVTVLGGSKFLMVALSLAYWNDGSRRRELLTVVGVAFVAVSVTLALKYGFGLPRPPAAARRVAVDPSPVGFPSGHAIAATTVYGGLLVALDRYRDPKFLAGAGALVALVGLSRVVIGVHYLGDVLAGFAVGLVMVGVVAVALDRGPTPVFGLAVVCSVPAVLLAAAPGDAALAMGGSVGGLAGAAWRTGAERFRSLVERVAVTAGGVAYLVATIAVVQTVEPLFLPAAAANAALTFGIVALPSLVGRFDAFAGASATD, from the coding sequence ATGTTTCGGCTGGTCGCGGCGAGCGAGGCGATCCGCGGGGCGGTCCCGGCGGAGCTGGTGCCGGTGTTCGGGCTCGTCACGGTCCTCGGCGGGTCGAAGTTCCTGATGGTGGCGCTGTCGCTGGCGTACTGGAACGACGGGTCCCGGCGCCGGGAGCTGCTGACGGTGGTCGGCGTCGCGTTCGTCGCGGTGTCGGTGACGCTGGCGCTGAAGTACGGGTTCGGCCTGCCGAGGCCGCCGGCGGCCGCCCGACGGGTCGCGGTCGACCCCAGCCCCGTCGGCTTCCCGAGCGGACACGCCATCGCGGCGACGACCGTCTACGGGGGCCTGCTGGTCGCGCTCGACCGCTACCGCGACCCGAAGTTCCTCGCGGGGGCGGGCGCGCTGGTGGCGCTCGTCGGCCTCTCGCGGGTCGTCATCGGCGTCCACTACCTCGGCGACGTGCTCGCGGGCTTCGCCGTGGGACTGGTGATGGTCGGCGTGGTCGCCGTCGCCCTCGACCGCGGCCCGACCCCGGTGTTCGGCCTCGCGGTCGTCTGCTCGGTCCCGGCGGTGCTCCTGGCTGCGGCCCCGGGCGACGCGGCGCTCGCGATGGGCGGCAGCGTCGGCGGCCTGGCGGGCGCGGCGTGGCGGACCGGCGCCGAGCGGTTCCGCTCGCTGGTCGAGCGCGTCGCGGTCACCGCCGGTGGCGTCGCGTACCTCGTGGCGACCATCGCCGTCGTCCAGACGGTGGAACCGCTCTTCCTCCCCGCGGCGGCCGCCAACGCCGCGCTGACGTTCGGGATCGTCGCGCTCCCCTCGCTGGTCGGCCGGTTCGACGCGTTCGCGGGGGCGAGCGCGACCGACTGA
- a CDS encoding lactate racemase domain-containing protein, whose protein sequence is MPVELPLGEGTVSVSLPDCDVTVCRPPGGEAVDPRDAAEAAVADPHGPRLARRVDPDDTVGIVVTDVTRATPDDVLLDVLLDELRSAGVAREQVTVIIGLGLHRPMSDAEIERALGDHADLAVNHDPDATVEVGEVDGTPIEINETLTRVDTVLATGMVEPHQYAGFSGGAKTVVVGAGGESQIGYSHGPELLARDGVRLGRVDDNPFRAFVDEAGDLAGVAFSLNVTHGPSGILGAAAGDPRPVVRDLADTAREALATPVEDGYDAVVAGVGAPKDANLYQTTRAATYVVLGAHNPLRDGGRVVIPAALPEGAGEGTGEQRFYDWLSSAESAEALYDEMREGYEPGAQRAFVVARTLRDQDIYVTNSEAPEVVEECLMHARDSVADAVEPGSDVLVVPDALDTLLV, encoded by the coding sequence GTGCCAGTCGAACTCCCACTGGGCGAGGGGACCGTCTCCGTCTCGCTCCCCGACTGCGACGTGACCGTCTGCCGGCCGCCCGGCGGCGAGGCGGTCGACCCGCGCGATGCGGCCGAGGCGGCGGTCGCCGACCCGCACGGGCCGCGGCTCGCCCGCCGCGTCGACCCCGACGACACGGTCGGGATCGTCGTTACGGACGTGACCCGCGCGACCCCGGACGACGTGCTGCTGGACGTGTTGCTCGACGAACTCCGTTCGGCGGGCGTCGCCCGCGAGCAGGTGACCGTGATCATCGGGCTGGGACTGCACCGCCCGATGAGTGACGCGGAGATCGAGCGCGCGCTGGGCGACCACGCCGACCTCGCCGTCAACCACGACCCCGACGCGACGGTCGAGGTCGGCGAGGTGGACGGAACTCCTATCGAGATCAACGAGACGCTGACGCGGGTCGACACCGTCCTCGCGACGGGGATGGTCGAGCCCCACCAGTACGCCGGCTTCTCCGGCGGCGCGAAGACCGTCGTGGTCGGCGCCGGCGGCGAGTCGCAGATCGGCTACTCCCACGGCCCCGAACTGCTCGCGCGCGACGGCGTCCGCCTCGGGCGCGTCGACGACAACCCCTTCCGCGCGTTCGTCGACGAGGCCGGCGACCTGGCGGGCGTCGCGTTCTCCCTGAACGTCACCCACGGCCCGAGCGGCATCCTCGGCGCCGCCGCGGGCGATCCCCGGCCAGTGGTCCGCGACCTCGCCGACACGGCCCGGGAAGCCCTCGCGACGCCCGTCGAGGACGGCTACGACGCCGTCGTCGCCGGCGTCGGCGCGCCGAAGGACGCCAACCTCTACCAGACGACGCGGGCCGCCACCTACGTCGTGCTGGGGGCGCACAACCCACTCCGGGACGGCGGCCGGGTCGTGATCCCGGCGGCGCTCCCCGAGGGCGCCGGCGAGGGGACGGGCGAGCAGCGGTTCTACGACTGGCTCTCCTCGGCGGAGAGCGCTGAGGCGCTCTACGACGAGATGCGCGAGGGGTACGAACCCGGCGCCCAGCGCGCGTTCGTCGTCGCTCGCACTCTCCGGGACCAGGACATCTACGTCACGAACAGCGAGGCGCCCGAGGTAGTCGAGGAGTGTCTGATGCACGCACGCGATTCGGTGGCCGACGCCGTCGAACCCGGCAGCGACGTGCTGGTCGTCCCCGACGCGCTCGACACGCTGCTGGTCTGA
- a CDS encoding ATP-dependent helicase, with protein sequence MGGRELLDTADVGVDAADAEIDDGHVLDLLEPPVREWWVEQFGAFVPENGGFFTPPQKEAVPLIHEGENALIAAPTGSGKTLASFTSIINELFRRERAEGLDNSVYCLYVSPLKSLANDIHRNLEVPLDGITEKLDERGEDAEIRHAIRHGDTSDADRQKMLDETPHILNTTPETLAILLNSPKFREKLRTVEYVVVDEIHSLAENKRGTHLSVSLERLEALADGSPTRIGCSATVEPLDAMAEFLVGQESPGGDPRDYELVDARFAREFDVELVCPTDDLVNTPPDVVNDRFYRDLHDLIQDHTNTLVFTNTRSGAERVLHNLRERNDDYDEDNSGCHHGSLSKERRQEIEGKLKEGDLDVVTTSTSLELGIDMPYIDLVVQVGSPKSVAALLQRVGRAGHQLGETVTGRVVALDRDELVECAVMLRKAEAGFVDRVFVPERAQDVAAQHVYGMAIAEVRPEAEIRGILERAYPYRNYSDEEWESLLRYLTADYAGMEDKNVYAKVWRDTNDPPDGEHHYEQFPVGEDLMGKRGRLARVIYMTNIGTIPDSFTCDVFTRSGDEWVGQLDEEYLDTLESGDVFVLGGQNFEYRYRRGSKVYVDPTSARPTVPSWFSERLPLSYDLGREILAFQRELLDKLDRGGAGAVRHWLREFPLDENSVRAVARMFEEQVRYAGFESVSTDERLVVEEELDREEYERRYYVHSNYGRRFNDGFSRLLAYRIAREANANVQVAVADNGFTLSMPLNRKVDVLGVIDDIHPDDVRADLRASLEGTDLLQRYFRINATRALMILKRYKGYEKSAAEQQMNSEMLLGFAEDLDGFAVIEETYREILEDKLNVDAIEDVLGAVQREEVAVEHHRVRSPSPRAFGLATLMASDVVLAEDESEVLQRFHERVMDEIGEDAADTGLGAN encoded by the coding sequence ATGGGAGGACGCGAGTTGCTGGACACGGCAGACGTGGGTGTCGACGCCGCCGACGCCGAGATCGACGACGGCCACGTGCTCGACCTGCTGGAGCCGCCGGTCCGCGAGTGGTGGGTCGAGCAGTTCGGCGCGTTCGTCCCCGAGAACGGCGGGTTCTTCACGCCGCCACAGAAGGAGGCCGTCCCGCTCATCCACGAGGGCGAGAACGCGCTCATCGCGGCGCCGACGGGATCGGGGAAGACGCTCGCGTCCTTTACCAGCATCATCAACGAGCTGTTCCGCCGCGAGCGCGCCGAGGGGCTGGACAACTCCGTCTACTGCCTGTACGTCTCGCCGCTCAAGTCGCTCGCCAACGACATCCACCGCAACCTGGAGGTGCCGCTCGACGGCATCACCGAGAAACTCGACGAGCGCGGCGAGGACGCCGAGATCCGCCACGCGATCCGCCACGGCGACACCAGCGACGCCGACCGGCAGAAGATGCTCGACGAGACGCCGCACATCCTCAACACGACGCCGGAGACGCTCGCGATCCTCCTGAACAGTCCCAAGTTCCGGGAGAAACTCCGCACGGTCGAGTACGTCGTCGTCGACGAGATCCACAGCCTCGCCGAGAACAAGCGGGGGACGCACCTCTCGGTGTCGCTGGAGCGACTGGAGGCGCTCGCCGACGGGTCGCCGACCCGCATCGGCTGTTCGGCGACGGTCGAACCGCTCGACGCGATGGCGGAGTTCCTCGTGGGCCAGGAGTCGCCCGGCGGCGACCCCCGCGACTACGAACTCGTCGACGCCCGGTTCGCCCGCGAGTTCGACGTGGAACTGGTCTGTCCGACGGACGACCTGGTGAACACGCCGCCGGACGTGGTCAACGACAGGTTCTACCGGGACCTGCACGACCTGATCCAGGACCACACCAACACGCTGGTGTTCACGAACACCCGGTCGGGCGCCGAGCGCGTCCTGCACAACCTCCGGGAGCGCAACGACGACTACGACGAGGACAACTCCGGCTGTCACCACGGCAGCCTCTCGAAGGAGCGCCGCCAGGAGATCGAGGGGAAGCTCAAGGAGGGCGACCTCGACGTGGTGACCACCTCGACGAGCCTGGAACTGGGGATCGACATGCCGTACATCGACCTGGTCGTGCAGGTCGGGTCGCCCAAGTCAGTCGCCGCCCTCCTCCAGCGGGTCGGTCGCGCGGGCCACCAGCTCGGCGAGACCGTCACGGGGCGGGTCGTCGCGCTCGACCGGGACGAACTCGTCGAGTGCGCGGTGATGCTCAGGAAGGCCGAGGCGGGGTTCGTCGACCGCGTGTTCGTCCCCGAGCGCGCCCAGGACGTGGCCGCCCAGCACGTCTACGGGATGGCGATCGCCGAGGTCCGGCCGGAGGCGGAGATCCGGGGCATCCTCGAACGGGCCTACCCCTACCGGAACTACAGCGACGAGGAGTGGGAGTCGCTGCTGCGCTATCTCACCGCCGACTACGCGGGGATGGAGGACAAGAACGTCTACGCGAAGGTCTGGCGCGACACCAACGACCCGCCCGACGGCGAACACCACTACGAACAGTTCCCCGTCGGCGAGGACCTGATGGGCAAGCGCGGCCGGCTCGCGCGGGTCATCTACATGACCAACATCGGCACCATCCCCGACTCCTTCACCTGCGACGTGTTCACCCGCTCGGGCGACGAGTGGGTCGGCCAGCTCGACGAGGAGTACCTCGACACCCTGGAGTCGGGCGACGTGTTCGTCCTCGGCGGGCAGAACTTCGAGTACCGCTACCGCCGCGGGTCGAAGGTGTACGTCGACCCGACGAGCGCCCGCCCGACCGTCCCGTCGTGGTTCTCCGAGCGGCTGCCGCTCTCCTACGACCTCGGCCGGGAGATCCTCGCCTTCCAGCGGGAGCTGCTGGACAAGCTCGACCGTGGCGGCGCCGGCGCGGTGCGCCACTGGCTGCGGGAGTTCCCGCTGGACGAGAACAGCGTCCGCGCCGTCGCGCGGATGTTCGAGGAGCAGGTCAGGTACGCCGGCTTCGAGAGCGTCAGCACCGACGAGCGGCTGGTCGTCGAGGAGGAACTCGACCGCGAGGAGTACGAGCGCCGCTACTACGTCCACTCCAACTACGGCCGGCGGTTCAACGACGGGTTCTCCCGGCTACTGGCCTACCGGATCGCCCGCGAGGCCAACGCCAACGTCCAGGTCGCCGTCGCCGACAACGGCTTCACCCTCTCGATGCCGCTGAACCGGAAGGTGGACGTGCTGGGCGTGATCGACGACATCCACCCCGACGACGTTCGCGCGGACCTGCGAGCGAGTCTGGAGGGGACCGACCTCCTCCAGCGGTACTTCCGCATCAACGCGACGCGGGCGCTGATGATCCTGAAACGGTACAAGGGCTACGAGAAGTCGGCGGCCGAACAGCAGATGAACTCCGAGATGCTGCTGGGGTTCGCCGAGGACCTCGACGGGTTCGCCGTGATCGAGGAGACCTACCGCGAGATCCTGGAGGACAAGCTGAACGTCGACGCCATCGAGGACGTGCTCGGGGCGGTCCAGCGCGAGGAGGTCGCCGTCGAGCACCACCGCGTGCGGTCGCCGTCGCCCCGCGCGTTCGGGCTCGCGACGCTGATGGCCTCGGACGTGGTGCTCGCCGAGGACGAGAGCGAGGTGCTCCAGCGCTTCCACGAGCGCGTCATGGACGAGATCGGTGAGGACGCCGCCGATACCGGGCTCGGTGCGAACTGA
- a CDS encoding MBL fold metallo-hydrolase: MRVTFLGTGSAMPTGERFQTGILLESAGGDLLVDCGSGVLHGLQRTDVGYEGIDAVLLTHHHLDHVSDLMALLKARWLAGATDLTIAGPQGTAELVTDLLGVHEYMRDRMDLTFREVGPEAFSLAGFDVTGFEVRHSMYCLAYRFAESESSASSERDRPAFVFSGDTEAFPGLVEFADGAAVLAHDCSFPDSVDVDNHPTPSELGRTLAEADGEVGRVYLTHLYPHTDGRHEEMLDSVADRYDGDVRFASDGLSLDID; this comes from the coding sequence ATGCGCGTCACGTTCCTGGGCACGGGCAGCGCGATGCCGACCGGCGAGCGGTTCCAGACCGGCATCCTGCTGGAGTCGGCCGGCGGGGATCTGCTCGTCGACTGCGGCAGCGGCGTCCTCCACGGCCTCCAGCGGACCGATGTCGGGTACGAGGGTATCGACGCCGTGCTGCTGACCCACCACCACCTCGACCACGTCTCGGACCTCATGGCGCTGCTGAAGGCCCGCTGGCTCGCCGGCGCGACCGACCTGACTATCGCCGGCCCCCAGGGAACGGCCGAGCTCGTGACCGACCTGCTCGGCGTCCACGAGTACATGCGGGACCGCATGGACCTGACCTTCCGCGAGGTCGGCCCGGAGGCGTTCTCGCTCGCCGGCTTCGACGTGACCGGCTTCGAGGTCCGACACTCGATGTACTGTCTCGCCTACCGGTTCGCGGAGTCCGAGTCGTCGGCGTCGAGCGAGCGCGACCGCCCGGCGTTCGTCTTCAGCGGCGACACCGAGGCGTTCCCGGGACTCGTCGAGTTCGCCGACGGCGCGGCCGTCCTCGCGCACGACTGCTCGTTCCCCGACAGCGTCGACGTGGACAACCACCCCACTCCGAGCGAGCTGGGCCGGACCCTCGCCGAGGCCGACGGCGAGGTCGGCCGCGTGTACCTGACTCACCTCTACCCGCACACCGACGGCCGCCACGAGGAGATGCTCGACTCGGTCGCCGACCGCTACGACGGGGACGTTCGGTTCGCCTCCGACGGGCTCTCGCTCGACATCGACTGA
- a CDS encoding potassium channel family protein: MKFVIVGFGRVGMRTARILRSEGHDLVIVDNDPAKVERAREEGFTVVEGDGAEESTLEEAGIADADAVGALTGDLNTNFSACMLGKHYGLRTALRIDEDYRQEIYEKYAEDVDEIIYPERLGAAGAKTALLGGDFNVLADLTEELSVATVTIPEGSPQIGRRVVEVDLQGDAHIYAHGRADEPMEIPLPQTKIEAGDDVALMAAPADLPEIRAFLRGDEAAAA, from the coding sequence ATGAAGTTCGTCATCGTCGGATTCGGTCGCGTCGGGATGCGGACGGCCCGCATCCTCCGGAGCGAGGGCCACGACCTGGTGATCGTCGACAACGACCCGGCCAAGGTCGAGCGCGCCCGCGAGGAGGGGTTCACCGTCGTCGAGGGGGACGGCGCAGAGGAGTCCACCCTGGAGGAGGCCGGCATCGCCGACGCCGACGCCGTCGGCGCGCTGACGGGCGATCTCAACACCAACTTCTCGGCGTGCATGCTCGGCAAGCACTACGGCCTTCGGACCGCCCTGCGCATCGACGAGGACTACCGCCAGGAGATCTACGAGAAGTACGCCGAGGACGTCGACGAGATCATCTACCCCGAGCGGCTCGGCGCCGCCGGCGCCAAGACCGCGCTGCTGGGCGGGGACTTCAACGTCCTCGCCGACCTCACGGAGGAACTCTCCGTTGCGACCGTGACCATCCCCGAGGGGTCGCCACAGATCGGTCGGCGCGTCGTCGAGGTCGACCTGCAGGGCGACGCGCATATCTACGCCCACGGCCGCGCCGACGAGCCGATGGAGATCCCGCTGCCACAGACGAAGATCGAGGCCGGCGACGACGTGGCGCTGATGGCCGCGCCCGCCGACCTGCCGGAGATCCGGGCGTTCCTCCGCGGCGACGAGGCGGCCGCCGCCTGA
- a CDS encoding heavy-metal-associated domain-containing protein — MVREITVTGMSCGGCEQSVEEALEGVAGVESASADREAETATVEGDADTDDLVAAVEDAGYEASA, encoded by the coding sequence ATGGTCCGAGAGATCACCGTGACAGGCATGAGCTGCGGCGGCTGCGAACAGTCCGTCGAGGAGGCGCTGGAGGGCGTCGCGGGCGTCGAGTCGGCCTCTGCGGATCGAGAGGCCGAGACGGCGACCGTCGAGGGCGACGCCGACACCGACGACCTCGTCGCGGCCGTCGAGGACGCCGGCTACGAGGCGTCGGCCTGA
- a CDS encoding replication factor C small subunit gives MSEADQETGSRAGREEVWIEKYRPQTLDEIVGQEDIVERLQSYVDRNDLSHMLFSGPAGIGKTTSATAIARELYGDDWGENFLELNASDERGIDVVRDRIKNFARTSFGGYDYRIIFLDEADALTSDAQSALRRTMEQFSNNVRFILSCNYSSQIIDPIQSRCAVFRFSPLSDEAVAEEMRHIAEEEGIEVTEDGLDALVYAADGDMRKAINALQAASVTGGVVDEEAVYALTSTAKPEEIKEMVDRALEGDFTAARSTLDRLLTEEGIAGGDVIDQLHRSVWEFDLEDEAAVRLLDRIGETEYRITTGANERIQLEALLASVALED, from the coding sequence ATGAGCGAGGCCGACCAGGAGACGGGGTCGCGGGCGGGGCGCGAGGAGGTATGGATCGAGAAGTACCGCCCGCAGACCCTGGACGAGATCGTCGGGCAGGAGGACATCGTCGAACGCCTCCAGAGCTACGTCGACCGCAACGACCTGAGCCACATGCTCTTCTCGGGTCCGGCCGGTATCGGCAAGACGACCTCGGCCACGGCCATCGCCCGGGAACTCTACGGCGACGACTGGGGGGAGAACTTCCTCGAACTCAACGCCTCCGACGAGCGGGGGATCGACGTGGTCCGCGACCGCATCAAGAACTTCGCGCGCACGTCCTTCGGCGGCTACGACTACCGGATCATCTTCCTCGACGAGGCGGACGCACTTACCTCAGACGCGCAATCAGCGCTCCGCCGGACGATGGAGCAGTTCTCGAACAACGTCCGGTTCATCCTCTCGTGTAACTACTCCAGCCAGATCATCGACCCGATCCAGTCCCGGTGTGCCGTCTTCCGCTTCTCGCCGCTGAGCGACGAGGCGGTCGCCGAGGAGATGCGCCACATCGCCGAAGAGGAGGGCATCGAGGTCACCGAGGACGGGCTCGACGCCCTGGTCTACGCGGCCGACGGCGACATGCGCAAGGCGATCAACGCGCTGCAGGCCGCCTCCGTGACCGGCGGCGTGGTCGACGAGGAGGCCGTCTACGCGCTCACGTCGACGGCCAAGCCCGAGGAGATAAAGGAGATGGTCGACCGGGCGCTTGAGGGCGACTTCACGGCCGCCCGCTCGACGCTCGACCGCCTCCTCACGGAGGAGGGCATCGCCGGCGGCGACGTGATCGACCAGCTCCACCGCTCGGTGTGGGAGTTCGACCTGGAGGACGAGGCCGCGGTCCGGCTGCTCGACCGCATCGGCGAGACCGAGTACCGGATCACGACCGGCGCCAACGAGCGCATCCAGCTCGAAGCGCTGCTCGCGTCGGTCGCGCTGGAGGACTGA
- the samp2 gene encoding ubiquitin-like small modifier protein SAMP2, whose amino-acid sequence MRVTVAVAGEDTRQIEVDDGATYGDLLEPLPYGAHEVSVLVDGRPVPEDAPVEADEVEVLRLVKGG is encoded by the coding sequence ATGCGCGTCACCGTCGCCGTCGCCGGCGAGGACACCCGCCAGATCGAGGTCGACGACGGGGCGACCTACGGCGACCTGCTGGAGCCGCTGCCCTACGGCGCCCACGAGGTGTCCGTCCTCGTCGACGGCCGCCCCGTCCCCGAGGACGCCCCCGTCGAGGCCGACGAGGTGGAGGTCCTGCGGCTCGTCAAGGGCGGGTGA
- a CDS encoding CBS domain-containing protein — translation MPSNDRVTVGDVMSTPLETISKDATVREAAQRMRDADISALVVTTTPRAIISSTDVLDAVAGGDDVSALRVSDVMTTDVETATPDLYMEEVAAMMATYGIKHLPVVEDDYVGMISSTDVTAHLS, via the coding sequence ATGCCATCGAACGACAGGGTAACCGTCGGAGACGTGATGTCCACGCCGCTGGAGACGATCTCGAAGGACGCCACGGTGAGAGAGGCCGCCCAGCGGATGCGGGACGCGGATATCAGCGCGCTGGTTGTGACGACCACGCCGCGAGCGATAATCAGTAGTACGGACGTGCTCGACGCCGTCGCCGGGGGAGATGACGTCTCCGCCCTCCGCGTGAGCGACGTGATGACGACCGACGTGGAGACGGCGACCCCCGACCTCTACATGGAGGAGGTCGCCGCGATGATGGCCACGTACGGGATCAAGCACCTCCCGGTCGTCGAAGACGACTACGTCGGGATGATCTCCTCGACCGACGTGACGGCACACCTCTCGTGA
- a CDS encoding redoxin domain-containing protein, with translation MSGSQPAPAFELPNVGAGPDPCSLATLSGTESFVVLLFHHDDECHDCRAQAKKAGERYAALRARDAVAVSVLPRDRERAEDWQDRFDLPHPLLVDPDGTAGDDYGQPVRLPVFAELPIFGRLPAVAIVDARGAEPEVAWTYRGRSTWDHPSMTTVLEGLDSVRE, from the coding sequence ATGAGTGGCTCTCAGCCGGCGCCGGCGTTCGAGTTGCCCAACGTCGGGGCCGGTCCCGACCCCTGTTCGCTGGCGACGCTTTCGGGCACCGAGTCGTTCGTCGTCCTCCTCTTTCACCACGACGACGAGTGCCACGACTGCCGCGCCCAGGCGAAGAAGGCCGGCGAGCGCTACGCCGCGCTGCGGGCCCGCGACGCCGTCGCCGTCTCCGTGCTCCCGCGGGACCGCGAGCGGGCCGAGGACTGGCAGGACCGCTTCGACCTCCCCCACCCGCTGCTGGTCGACCCCGACGGGACCGCCGGCGACGACTACGGCCAGCCCGTCCGGCTCCCGGTCTTCGCCGAACTCCCGATATTCGGGCGCCTGCCCGCAGTCGCCATCGTCGACGCCCGCGGCGCCGAACCCGAGGTCGCCTGGACCTACCGCGGCCGGTCCACGTGGGACCACCCCTCGATGACGACCGTGCTCGAAGGCCTCGACAGCGTCCGGGAGTGA
- a CDS encoding GNAT family N-acetyltransferase, protein MVRDVVVRPATADDLSGVLGVLDAGALETDAEAVRTGIHRGDAFVAVRGSASGAGDASGTVLGALVLVDCEGPAGAEIDAVAVRRRRRGQGIGRALVAAAADRYDRLVAEFDAGVRPFYESLGFEIEPTTGDEPDRYRGVLCGAIPQEDG, encoded by the coding sequence GTGGTCCGGGACGTAGTGGTCCGGCCGGCGACCGCCGACGACCTGTCCGGCGTCCTCGGCGTCCTCGACGCCGGCGCACTCGAAACCGACGCCGAAGCGGTGCGGACAGGCATCCACCGCGGCGACGCGTTCGTCGCGGTCCGCGGATCGGCGTCGGGAGCGGGCGACGCCAGTGGGACCGTCCTCGGTGCGCTCGTGCTGGTCGACTGTGAGGGGCCGGCCGGCGCCGAGATCGACGCGGTGGCCGTCCGGCGGCGCCGCCGCGGCCAGGGGATCGGCCGTGCGCTGGTCGCGGCGGCCGCCGACCGCTACGACCGACTGGTCGCCGAGTTCGACGCCGGTGTGCGGCCGTTCTACGAGTCGCTGGGGTTCGAGATCGAACCCACCACGGGCGACGAACCCGACCGCTACCGGGGTGTACTGTGCGGCGCGATACCGCAAGAGGACGGTTGA
- a CDS encoding phosphoglucomutase/phosphomannomutase family protein, with protein sequence MTADADADAIEFGTDGWRATLDEFTEPRVRMVGQAVATYLREDGDAHPDAADGAGTVAVGYDARDTSRGFAEELARVLAANGFDVLVPPRDCPTPVVAWTVRQRDLAGGLMVTASHNPPEYNGVKFLPAGGAPALPEVTDALADRLAEPDPLPESEWGSVAEADLVGPYTDRVLDAVDADLSGLSVVYDAMHGSGRGVTDLLLERAGADVDRLRCERDPEFGGDSPEPTAAHLGDLADRVAESDADLGVANDGDADRIAVVTPDRGVLDPNLFFAATYEALLDEGVWTSDEETSGDVVRTVSTSSIVDRVAEAHGQSVHETAVGFKWVAQAMADHDALMGGEESGGFGLTTHVRNKDGVGVAVLAAAVAAAEPYDDRVDALLERHGAIVQDRVSVDCPDERKGPVLSDLEDALPDELAGSAVEDVSTVDGFKAFLADGTWLLMRPSGTEPKLRVYAEASSQERVDELLAAGRELVEPLV encoded by the coding sequence ATGACCGCAGACGCAGACGCCGACGCGATCGAGTTCGGCACCGACGGCTGGCGCGCGACGCTCGACGAGTTCACCGAGCCGCGCGTCCGCATGGTCGGCCAGGCCGTGGCGACGTACCTCCGCGAAGACGGCGACGCGCACCCTGACGCCGCCGACGGCGCCGGGACCGTCGCCGTCGGCTACGACGCCCGCGATACCTCCCGCGGGTTCGCCGAGGAGCTCGCCCGCGTCCTCGCCGCGAACGGCTTCGACGTGCTCGTCCCGCCCCGGGACTGCCCGACGCCGGTCGTCGCCTGGACCGTCCGCCAGCGCGACCTCGCGGGCGGCCTGATGGTGACCGCCTCGCACAACCCGCCGGAGTACAACGGCGTGAAGTTCCTCCCCGCCGGCGGCGCGCCCGCGCTCCCCGAGGTCACCGACGCGCTCGCCGACCGCCTCGCCGAGCCCGACCCGCTCCCCGAATCGGAGTGGGGCAGCGTCGCGGAGGCCGACCTCGTCGGCCCGTACACCGACCGCGTGCTCGACGCCGTCGACGCCGACCTGTCGGGCCTCTCGGTCGTCTACGACGCGATGCACGGCAGCGGCCGCGGCGTCACCGACCTGTTGCTGGAGCGGGCCGGCGCGGACGTGGACCGATTGCGCTGCGAGCGCGACCCCGAGTTCGGCGGCGACTCGCCCGAACCCACCGCCGCCCACCTCGGCGACCTGGCCGACCGGGTCGCCGAGTCGGACGCGGACCTGGGGGTCGCCAACGACGGCGACGCCGACCGGATCGCCGTCGTCACGCCCGACCGGGGCGTCCTCGACCCGAACCTCTTCTTCGCCGCGACCTACGAGGCGCTGCTGGACGAGGGGGTCTGGACGAGCGACGAGGAGACCAGCGGCGACGTGGTCCGGACGGTCTCGACCAGCAGCATCGTCGACCGCGTCGCCGAGGCCCACGGCCAGTCCGTCCACGAGACGGCGGTCGGGTTCAAGTGGGTCGCGCAGGCCATGGCCGACCACGACGCCCTGATGGGCGGCGAGGAGAGCGGCGGGTTCGGCCTCACGACCCACGTCCGCAACAAGGACGGCGTCGGGGTCGCCGTCCTCGCGGCGGCCGTCGCCGCCGCCGAACCCTACGACGACCGCGTCGACGCCCTGCTGGAGCGCCACGGCGCCATCGTCCAGGACCGCGTCAGCGTCGACTGCCCCGACGAGCGCAAGGGACCCGTCCTCAGCGACCTGGAGGACGCGCTGCCCGACGAGCTCGCCGGCTCGGCGGTCGAGGACGTGTCGACCGTCGACGGCTTCAAGGCCTTCCTCGCCGACGGCACCTGGCTGCTGATGCGTCCCAGTGGCACGGAGCCCAAACTGCGGGTCTACGCCGAGGCGAGTTCACAGGAGCGGGTCGACGAGCTGCTCGCGGCCGGTCGCGAACTGGTCGAGCCGCTGGTCTGA